One segment of Macrotis lagotis isolate mMagLag1 chromosome 1, bilby.v1.9.chrom.fasta, whole genome shotgun sequence DNA contains the following:
- the LOC141498498 gene encoding uncharacterized protein LOC141498498 — translation MKRMHNPDIVKKYKGPECKSKEEESEEEKFKWTRKSIHRCPSRSTISCPNRGTNRCPNRGPNRCPISCPNRSTHRCPSRGTISCPNRGTNRCPNRGTNRCPNRGTNRCPNRGPNRSTNRGPNRCPISCPNRSTNRCPISCPNRSTNRCPNSCPNRSTNRGPNRCVAPTETPTDAPVEVPSAAPTEAPTDAPTEAPTDAPTEAPTDAPTEAPTEAPTEAPTDAPSAAPTEAPTDAPSAAPTEAPTDVPTEAPTEAPTDVPSVAPTETPTDAPVEVPSAAPTEAPTDAPTEAPTDAPTEAPTDVPSVAPTEAPTDAPVEVPSAAPTEAPTDAPTDAPVEVPSAAPTEAPTDAPTEAPTDAPTEAPTEASSAAPTEAPTDAPTEAPTEAPSAAPTEAPTDAPTEVPSAAPTETPTDAPTEAPTEAPTDAPTEAPTDAPTEAPTEAPSAAPTEAPIIASTTTSQTGLTTHSTKPTTQKVPLTKPLLSFAQSIQRTLMGMHLGNVCQERFKKIVMDPPTNIKNLVKPVKKELLSVLIYLSPFKIGVQQSKDMRQLSTFNPMSLKASIKTPAGLIKAEVHLNSKCDIRARMEKKRKPQLLLHSCETNLRLIKSNKIPYKQMYQIMNSLKMILPLAMNQELHRLMKPSLKSVEPRLQNFLAWHLLKGRQIHY, via the exons atgaagagaatgcaTAATCCAGATATAGTAAAGAAATATAAAGGTCCAGAATGCAAATccaaggaagaagaaagtgaagaagaaaagttTAAATGGACCAGAAA AAGCATCCACAGATGCCCCAGTAGAAGTACCATCAGCTGCCCCAACAGAGGCACCAACAGATGCCCCAACAGAGGCCCCAACAGATGCCCCATCAGTTGCCCCAACAGAAGCACCCACAGATGCCCCAGTAGAGGTACCATCAGCTGCCCCAACAGAGGCACCAACAGATGCCCCAACAGAGGCACCAACAGATGCCCCAACAGAGGCACCAACAGATGCCCCAACAGAGGCCCCAACAGAAGCACCAACAGAGGCCCCAACAGATGCCCCATCAGCTGCCCCAACAGAAGCACCAACAGATGCCCCATCAGCTGCCCCAACAGAAGCACCAACAGATGCCCCAACAGCTGTCCCAACAGAAGCACCAACAGAGGCCCCAACAGATGTGTTGCCCCAACAGAAACACCCACAGATGCCCCAGTAGAAGTACCATCAGCTGCCCCAACAGAGGCACCAACAGATGCCCCAACAGAGGCACCAACAGATGCCCCAACAGAGGCACCAACAGATGCCCCAACAGAGGCCCCAACAGAAGCACCAACAGAGGCCCCAACAGATGCCCCATCAGCTGCCCCAACAGAAGCACCAACAGATGCCCCATCAGCTGCCCCAACAGAAGCACCAACAGATGTCCCAACAGAAGCACCAACAGAGGCCCCAACAGATGTCCCATCAGTTGCCCCAACAGAAACACCCACAGATGCCCCAGTAGAAGTACCATCAGCTGCCCCAACAGAGGCACCAACAGATGCCCCAACAGAGGCCCCAACAGATGCCCCAACAGAGGCCCCAACAGATGTCCCATCAGTTGCCCCAACAGAAGCACCCACAGATGCCCCAGTAGAGGTACCATCAGCTGCCCCAACAGAGGCACCAACAGATGCCCCAACAGATGCCCCAGTAGAGGTACCATCAGCTGCCCCAACAGAGGCACCAACAGATGCCCCAACAGAGGCACCAACAGATGCCCCAACAGAAGCACCAACAGAAGCATCATCAGCTGCCCCAACAGAAGCACCAACAGATGCCCCAACAGAGGCACCAACAGAAGCACCATCAGCTGCCCCAACAGAAGCACCAACAGATGCCCCAACAGAAGTACCATCAGCTGCCCCAACAGAGACACCAACAGATGCCCCAACAGAGGCACCAACAGAAGCACCAACAGATGCCCCAACAGAAGCACCAACAGATGCCCCAACAGAGGCACCAACAGAAGCACCATCAGCTGCCCCAACAGAAGCACCCATAATAGCTTCCACAACAACATCTCAGACAGGATTGACAACTCATTCCACAAAACCAACAACTCAGAAAGTTCCTCTTACAAAACCATTGTTATCTTTTGCTCAGA GTATACAGAGGACCTTGATGGGAATGCATTTGGGAAATGTTTGTCAAGAACGTTTCAAAAAAATAGTGATGGACCCACCAACCAATATTAAAAATTTAGTTAAACCAGTGAAGAAAGAGTTATTATCTGTTTT GATATATCTATCACCATTCAAAATTGGTGTTCAACAAAGTAAAGATATGCGTCAGCTCTCAACTTTCAATCCTATGTCTTTGAAAGCATCCATAAAAAC ACCTGCTGGACTAATTAAGGCTGaggtacaccttaacagcaaatgtgacatcagagctagaatggaaaagaaaagaaagcctcAACTGCTCCTTCACAGTTGTGAAACTAACCTTAGACTTATTAAATCTAATAAAAT aCCATACAAGCAAATGTATCAAATTATGAATAGCCTAAAAATGATTTTACCTCTTGCGATGAATCAAGAA CTCCACCGTTTGATGAAGCCCTCCTTAAAGTCAGTAGAACCTAGACTCCAAAATTTCTTGGCTT GGCACCTACTCAAGGGGCGTCAGATTCATTACTAA